A window of the Desulforapulum autotrophicum HRM2 genome harbors these coding sequences:
- a CDS encoding iron-containing alcohol dehydrogenase → MNPLNAQFLCRSMTSCGKHALEHLPLELAALGAKKPLVITSKSISTSKRTTHVVNAFKESGLTIGMVDSITASSGIDTLDELTTIYQDKGFDAILALGGPGVANVAKVLNIAVSETDGNLRTLAGANKLTRPLNPLFYLPSGPGSGFETAGEARVDSLKFSSMFLMPDKVIIDPRLMAADTLLPLAAQAMATLACCAEALCTTCNPLVRAYAATGITLVINNLEPALAPLFTPVETRSFFPRANPPNSELTALATAAAISGYLWSNCPGLMAVEMGHALGSLCPTAPGLLMGVLLPTVIEYHHLQQTVEPHSMDRILLALAGLDCYCTTPEGQRFDLALARIRQLTNTLFLNSSGAIPRTLGDTDIAPGKLEQLAAQWAMDQASGQGSHAPGIILAHAHAGQPIKQGGGHVPA, encoded by the coding sequence ATGAACCCATTGAATGCTCAATTTTTATGCCGATCCATGACCAGCTGTGGAAAACATGCCCTGGAGCATCTCCCGTTGGAGCTTGCGGCCCTTGGAGCGAAAAAGCCCCTGGTTATCACCAGCAAATCAATATCTACATCCAAACGTACCACCCATGTGGTCAATGCCTTTAAGGAATCGGGCTTGACCATTGGCATGGTGGATTCCATCACAGCATCCTCCGGGATTGATACCCTGGACGAGCTGACCACCATTTACCAGGACAAGGGGTTTGATGCCATTCTTGCCCTTGGTGGCCCAGGTGTCGCCAATGTGGCAAAGGTCTTGAACATTGCCGTGTCTGAAACAGACGGCAACCTTAGAACCCTTGCCGGGGCCAATAAGCTTACCCGACCGCTGAATCCGTTGTTCTATCTTCCCTCAGGCCCGGGTTCAGGCTTTGAAACCGCCGGCGAAGCCCGGGTGGATTCGTTGAAATTTTCATCCATGTTCCTCATGCCCGACAAGGTGATCATCGACCCCAGACTCATGGCCGCAGACACCCTTTTACCCCTTGCAGCCCAGGCCATGGCAACGCTCGCCTGCTGTGCCGAGGCCCTTTGCACAACGTGCAATCCTTTGGTGCGGGCCTATGCCGCCACGGGCATCACCCTTGTCATAAACAACCTTGAACCGGCCCTTGCCCCGTTGTTCACCCCGGTTGAAACCCGCAGTTTTTTTCCACGGGCCAACCCCCCAAACAGTGAGCTAACAGCCCTTGCAACGGCCGCCGCCATCAGCGGTTATCTCTGGTCCAACTGTCCCGGCCTCATGGCGGTGGAGATGGGCCATGCCCTTGGCAGCCTGTGTCCCACTGCCCCAGGCCTGCTCATGGGGGTCCTCCTGCCCACGGTTATCGAATACCACCATTTGCAGCAGACAGTCGAACCCCATTCCATGGACCGGATTCTGCTGGCCCTGGCAGGGCTTGACTGCTACTGCACAACCCCTGAAGGCCAGCGGTTTGATCTGGCCCTGGCCCGGATCAGGCAGCTGACCAACACCCTGTTTCTCAATTCCAGCGGCGCCATCCCCCGAACCCTTGGGGATACAGACATCGCGCCTGGAAAACTTGAACAACTGGCAGCCCAATGGGCCATGGACCAGGCATCCGGCCAAGGCAGCCATGCCCCAGGGATCATCCTGGCACATGCCCATGCCGGACAACCCATCAAACAAGGAGGCGGCCATGTACCTGCCTGA
- a CDS encoding ABC transporter substrate-binding protein, producing MNKRLKRSLIITIMCWLMFGVSFTLLPPASSAGEAGVNPVKNNGVKWRVALYQGGDYSDYSKILLATVKGLMAQGWIEAGGVPEPHTESTKRIWSWLCNDINSEYIDFLSDGFYSADWDDALRKNLKNQLLSRVENKKDIDLILAVGTWAAQDVSKAGIKVPGIGISISDPIASGIIKSVEDSGNDYFTARVDPTRDEQQIRIFHDIVGFKRLGIPYENSVEGRSYAAISVIERLAKELNFEIVSAFTQETNVSSEAIAVESVKTALKKLIKTSDAIYIPVAPNGISSQSIADLVEITNQGRIPTFSQSGSDEVKQGFFMSISQSEFRYVGEFNANSIARIFNGAKPGELNQLFEAPPKIAINLKTAEIIGFDLPVDVLVAADEIYQEIEKPSK from the coding sequence ATGAACAAAAGATTAAAGCGATCATTGATAATCACAATCATGTGCTGGTTAATGTTTGGTGTTTCGTTCACTTTGCTGCCGCCGGCCTCCTCTGCCGGTGAAGCCGGTGTCAATCCTGTAAAAAATAATGGTGTTAAATGGCGGGTGGCCCTTTACCAGGGCGGTGATTACAGTGATTACTCTAAAATCTTGCTGGCCACGGTCAAAGGGCTCATGGCCCAGGGATGGATTGAAGCCGGTGGGGTGCCAGAACCCCATACGGAAAGTACAAAAAGAATCTGGTCATGGCTCTGTAATGACATCAACAGCGAATATATCGATTTTCTCAGTGACGGATTCTACAGCGCTGATTGGGACGATGCCCTCAGGAAAAATTTAAAGAATCAGCTCTTATCAAGGGTTGAAAACAAAAAAGATATTGACCTTATTCTTGCCGTGGGCACCTGGGCTGCCCAGGATGTTTCCAAGGCGGGGATAAAGGTGCCGGGGATCGGGATTTCAATCAGTGATCCCATTGCATCGGGGATCATAAAAAGTGTTGAGGATTCCGGGAACGATTATTTTACGGCCCGGGTGGACCCCACACGGGATGAACAGCAGATACGGATATTCCACGATATTGTGGGGTTTAAAAGATTGGGGATTCCCTATGAGAATTCCGTTGAAGGCCGAAGCTATGCTGCAATCAGTGTCATTGAACGACTGGCAAAGGAACTCAATTTTGAAATCGTCAGCGCGTTTACCCAGGAGACCAATGTAAGTTCAGAGGCGATTGCCGTGGAAAGTGTTAAAACCGCATTGAAAAAACTGATAAAAACTTCGGACGCCATTTATATCCCCGTGGCTCCCAACGGCATATCCTCCCAGAGCATTGCCGATCTTGTAGAGATAACCAATCAGGGCCGGATTCCCACATTTTCCCAATCCGGGTCAGACGAGGTCAAACAGGGGTTTTTCATGAGCATTTCCCAGTCTGAGTTCCGGTATGTGGGTGAATTTAATGCAAACTCAATTGCCCGGATCTTCAACGGGGCAAAACCGGGTGAACTCAATCAACTCTTTGAAGCTCCGCCTAAAATTGCAATTAACCTCAAGACGGCTGAAATCATTGGATTTGATCTCCCCGTGGATGTGCTTGTTGCAGCGGATGAAATTTACCAGGAAATAGAGAAGCCATCAAAATGA
- a CDS encoding DUF1611 domain-containing protein gives MIKNVTKTKAVILAQDRYDSFYGKTAHGLVKFSNRYEIAGVIDSNLTGRDAGEVLDGIHRNIPFFSSLGHALGTTPGIKTLIIGVANAGGRLPRDYYPLICEAIIKGLDIVNGLHMFLSDDPEIAGLAFRYGVKLIDVRKIFNNLRVSFSGKILDVTAKKVAVIGTDGIIGKRTTAIDIFECLQKRKIKTSFVAMGQTGWMQGFKHAIVIDAIVLDFLTGAIEDAVWKAWKQDDPEVIVTHGEGAMLHPSDPGGFELLAAAKPEYVILQYASERKTYALFPKFEMPSLERELRIIEAFDGKKPIAITLYSKEMNREQALKKARQIQSRYNILTRVPYHESVDDIVSEICGP, from the coding sequence ATGATCAAAAATGTAACCAAGACCAAAGCGGTTATTCTGGCCCAGGACAGGTATGACTCGTTTTACGGAAAAACAGCCCACGGCCTGGTAAAATTTTCAAACAGATACGAGATAGCAGGTGTCATTGATTCCAACCTTACGGGCAGGGATGCCGGAGAAGTCCTTGATGGGATTCACAGGAATATTCCCTTTTTTTCATCCCTTGGCCATGCCCTGGGCACAACCCCGGGCATTAAAACTTTGATCATCGGCGTTGCCAATGCCGGGGGACGACTTCCCCGGGACTACTATCCGTTGATTTGTGAAGCCATCATCAAGGGGCTGGATATCGTCAACGGCCTGCACATGTTTTTGTCGGACGATCCTGAAATTGCAGGACTTGCCTTCAGGTACGGGGTCAAATTGATTGATGTGAGAAAAATTTTCAACAATCTCAGGGTATCTTTTTCAGGTAAAATTCTGGATGTGACGGCAAAGAAGGTGGCTGTTATTGGAACGGACGGCATCATCGGCAAAAGAACCACGGCCATTGATATTTTTGAGTGCCTGCAGAAAAGAAAGATCAAAACCTCGTTTGTGGCCATGGGTCAGACAGGCTGGATGCAGGGGTTTAAGCACGCCATTGTCATTGACGCCATTGTGCTTGATTTCCTTACCGGTGCCATTGAGGATGCCGTGTGGAAGGCCTGGAAGCAGGATGATCCTGAAGTGATCGTCACCCATGGGGAAGGTGCCATGCTGCACCCTTCGGACCCCGGCGGTTTTGAGCTCCTTGCTGCGGCAAAGCCAGAATATGTGATCCTTCAATATGCGTCGGAGCGTAAAACCTATGCGCTTTTTCCCAAGTTTGAAATGCCAAGCCTTGAACGGGAACTCAGGATCATCGAGGCCTTTGACGGCAAAAAACCCATTGCCATAACCCTGTATTCCAAGGAGATGAACCGGGAGCAGGCCTTAAAAAAGGCCAGGCAGATTCAGTCCCGGTACAATATCCTGACCCGGGTGCCCTACCATGAAAGCGTGGATGATATTGTATCTGAGATATGCGGGCCTTAG
- a CDS encoding MFS transporter: MKTTKLTPAFKCKLLFATTLMILAALSFNAFLTSTTLEKLYVKTLASTYGIIGRDLQISIEKAVRYGKKIDKFIGMDRLLKKTHQQMNRGKDTSFQMENHVSIAVSGGSIKYSSSPDLVGSNARLTPGKSILSNGEGFTVQKQAKRYVIPIPINDKQMETVGFVIIDFSRASVDRLMHSVHLKYLKTGGIILCCGFILLAIAFNAIQLNKPGKGSKQSGKRIMMAALAIIILCQVAFSVYGRNAFYAYYLKINREKVALINHTLKGKIEFLLNKGLKINGLFKVEDLLHGMIEQSPEIEKIELQTNENKPLYTAVNDAGKGSAAKIAASVSKADSDNFYTIKTPLVKEGEVQEGRLMTTISRDKALEQIKAIGLDAVTVLVIAILFSFELLVIIFQMVDKTIEKTKVHYMDMRPAAFLFSFGIDICVSFLPLYMDRLYVPNAWIPKDIFIALPISMEMLCEGLAIFMAGTWLDRRGWHEPFLWGVVLTGAGLIYSWLAPDAFHLIASRAVAGFGYGFVIMAAQGFAISYSNTDEKSHALTQLYAGLYAGSICGGAAGAMLAERLGFKPIFLIGGLLILSILIYVFIFMSDAVKKSSQHGSKNRPTPAPWLDLFKFCSNRNILGLITLIAIPASVSLIGFLYYCIPIYLNQHQVSQSNIGRVFMLHGICLVYVAPFISRFVDQSRNKRGFLMLSSVLTGIAFIAYYSFQGFVITLFSVVVLGVAGGLMYAAQNPYLLKLPITQTLGEGKALSIISATSRIGQILGPFIFGWMFIFGIDRCLPLVGAIYLVAALAFLLVTQKETLAKPPALSDTTKAQG; this comes from the coding sequence ATGAAAACCACAAAACTCACCCCTGCATTTAAGTGTAAGCTCCTCTTTGCAACCACCTTGATGATACTTGCAGCCCTTTCATTCAACGCCTTTCTCACCTCAACCACCCTGGAAAAATTATATGTAAAAACCCTTGCCTCAACCTATGGAATCATTGGCAGGGATCTTCAGATCAGCATAGAAAAAGCTGTGAGGTATGGAAAAAAAATCGATAAATTTATAGGTATGGACCGCCTTCTCAAAAAGACCCACCAACAGATGAACAGGGGCAAAGATACCTCCTTCCAAATGGAAAACCATGTTTCCATTGCGGTCTCTGGCGGCAGTATAAAATATTCGTCTTCCCCCGACCTTGTGGGCAGCAACGCCAGGTTGACCCCCGGCAAATCCATCCTTTCCAACGGGGAAGGCTTTACCGTTCAAAAACAGGCAAAGCGTTATGTGATTCCCATTCCCATCAACGACAAACAGATGGAAACAGTCGGTTTTGTCATCATTGATTTCAGCCGGGCCAGCGTGGACAGACTCATGCATTCAGTTCACCTGAAATACCTTAAAACCGGAGGGATTATTCTTTGTTGCGGGTTCATTCTGCTCGCCATCGCCTTTAATGCGATCCAGCTGAACAAACCAGGTAAGGGTTCAAAGCAATCGGGAAAACGGATAATGATGGCCGCCCTTGCCATTATCATCCTTTGCCAGGTGGCATTTTCAGTCTACGGTAGAAACGCTTTTTACGCCTACTATCTGAAAATAAACAGGGAAAAGGTCGCTCTTATCAATCACACCCTCAAGGGTAAAATCGAATTTCTCCTGAACAAGGGATTAAAGATCAACGGGCTTTTTAAAGTCGAAGATCTGCTCCATGGCATGATTGAACAATCCCCGGAAATTGAAAAGATTGAACTTCAAACCAACGAGAATAAGCCTCTTTATACGGCCGTGAACGACGCCGGGAAAGGTTCGGCCGCAAAGATTGCTGCCAGCGTCAGCAAGGCCGATTCAGATAACTTCTATACCATCAAAACCCCCCTTGTTAAGGAGGGTGAGGTCCAGGAGGGCCGTCTTATGACCACCATTTCCAGGGACAAGGCACTGGAACAGATTAAAGCCATTGGCCTTGATGCCGTGACCGTCCTGGTCATCGCCATCTTGTTTTCTTTTGAACTTTTGGTCATTATTTTTCAAATGGTCGATAAAACCATTGAAAAGACGAAGGTCCACTACATGGATATGCGGCCAGCCGCATTTCTCTTCTCCTTTGGCATTGATATCTGTGTCTCATTTTTACCCCTGTACATGGACCGACTCTATGTTCCCAATGCCTGGATACCCAAGGATATTTTCATTGCACTGCCCATTTCAATGGAAATGCTGTGTGAAGGCCTGGCCATATTCATGGCCGGCACCTGGCTGGACCGAAGGGGATGGCATGAACCCTTTTTGTGGGGTGTTGTGCTGACCGGCGCCGGATTAATTTATTCATGGCTGGCTCCGGATGCCTTTCACCTGATCGCATCACGGGCCGTTGCAGGGTTTGGTTATGGTTTTGTCATCATGGCGGCCCAGGGCTTTGCCATTTCATATTCCAATACCGACGAAAAATCACACGCCCTCACCCAGCTGTATGCAGGTCTTTATGCCGGCAGCATCTGCGGAGGAGCCGCAGGTGCCATGCTGGCCGAACGGCTGGGGTTTAAACCAATTTTTTTAATCGGGGGGCTTCTGATCCTTTCCATCCTGATCTATGTTTTCATCTTCATGTCAGACGCCGTTAAAAAGAGCTCCCAGCATGGGAGTAAAAACCGCCCCACCCCGGCCCCATGGCTGGATCTGTTTAAATTTTGTTCAAACCGAAATATCCTGGGGCTGATCACCCTCATTGCCATACCCGCATCTGTTTCATTGATCGGTTTCTTATACTACTGCATTCCCATCTATCTGAACCAGCATCAGGTGTCCCAGTCAAACATTGGCAGGGTGTTCATGCTCCACGGGATCTGTCTTGTGTATGTTGCACCGTTTATCAGCCGTTTTGTGGACCAGTCCCGGAACAAGAGAGGCTTTCTCATGTTAAGCTCCGTTCTGACGGGCATTGCATTTATCGCCTATTATAGTTTCCAGGGGTTTGTTATCACCCTGTTTTCGGTTGTGGTGCTTGGGGTGGCAGGTGGTCTAATGTATGCGGCTCAAAACCCCTATCTCTTGAAACTTCCCATCACCCAGACCCTGGGCGAGGGAAAGGCTTTGAGCATCATCTCTGCGACAAGCCGGATCGGACAGATACTCGGCCCATTTATTTTTGGCTGGATGTTTATTTTCGGCATTGACCGCTGCCTGCCCCTGGTGGGCGCTATTTACCTGGTGGCTGCCCTGGCCTTTCTCCTGGTCACCCAGAAAGAAACCCTGGCCAAGCCCCCTGCCCTCTCAGATACAACAAAGGCACAGGGGTAA
- a CDS encoding SpoIIE family protein phosphatase — protein MFFSIKFKILISIALIMTLTAGANIYFTHRDVGQAMLSSQREAAEKMLAYVRLNTEDEYRSLLRAKMEMTLEKRGQLKEAALLALSVLKSFNKFEEETGKTGAEKWIQTIPFKNIHYLLLNRETRVMATSSPRFTSKIFQTLTDVKGRNLAGTMAWDKISARGDYAVVNLGEKQILTYFVPFPTWQCTLATILDINDIEAEAEKKLARIITSLEASARELVMIKGGYAFMFTGKKTFIISPPEALAQGLAEGVNTQTGHPILADMMTAATQNPEKNKEDQKLIHISSLDPQQEEMATSISYFKPLDWYIGVTVPVREIQRPARDLVIRQSTLIAVMLALGLLIIGFMVSRIASPLRALAAHAKKLPNQDFTAESGTAVSIQERVLRSRDEVGELARSFGFMESELRKNISNLVEITAARERIQGELNVAREIQMGIIPKTFPTFPDHNQFDLFATIKPAKEVGGDLYDFFLLDPDHVCFTLGDVSDKGVPAALFMVITRTLIKTTAEHERSPARIMSRINTILEADNPRAMFVTLIIGVLNIRTGALTYSSGGHNHPILVEKNGSINYKTDKSGPMVGVIADFDYREISVDLLPGDGFFLYTDGVTEAMDKEQHLFSDGKLLETVQNGPLDRLEATIENVMEKVVDHAGDAPQSDDIAMLMIRYNG, from the coding sequence ATGTTTTTTTCCATTAAATTTAAAATTCTTATCTCAATCGCCCTGATTATGACGCTGACGGCCGGGGCAAATATCTACTTCACCCACCGGGATGTGGGCCAGGCCATGCTCTCCTCCCAGAGGGAAGCTGCTGAAAAAATGCTGGCCTATGTCCGCCTTAACACAGAGGACGAGTATCGTTCCCTGTTACGGGCCAAAATGGAGATGACCCTGGAAAAAAGGGGGCAGCTCAAGGAGGCGGCGCTTCTGGCCCTGTCAGTGCTTAAATCTTTTAATAAATTTGAAGAAGAAACCGGGAAAACCGGGGCAGAAAAATGGATACAGACCATACCGTTCAAGAATATCCACTACCTTCTCTTGAACCGGGAAACCCGGGTGATGGCAACATCTAGCCCCAGGTTCACATCCAAAATCTTCCAGACCCTCACCGATGTCAAGGGTAGAAACCTTGCCGGAACCATGGCCTGGGACAAAATTTCAGCCCGGGGGGACTATGCCGTGGTCAACCTGGGGGAAAAACAGATTCTGACCTATTTTGTTCCATTTCCCACCTGGCAGTGCACCCTTGCCACAATTCTTGATATCAACGACATCGAAGCCGAGGCTGAAAAAAAACTGGCCAGAATTATCACATCCCTTGAAGCCTCCGCCCGGGAACTGGTTATGATCAAGGGAGGTTACGCCTTTATGTTCACCGGGAAAAAGACCTTTATCATCTCACCGCCAGAAGCCCTGGCCCAGGGCCTTGCAGAGGGAGTCAACACGCAAACAGGCCATCCCATCCTCGCCGATATGATGACCGCTGCCACCCAAAACCCGGAAAAAAACAAAGAAGATCAAAAACTGATCCATATCTCGTCCCTTGACCCCCAACAAGAAGAAATGGCAACCAGTATCAGTTATTTTAAGCCCCTGGACTGGTATATCGGAGTCACCGTCCCGGTTCGGGAAATCCAGCGCCCTGCCCGGGACCTGGTGATTCGCCAAAGCACCCTCATCGCCGTTATGCTGGCCCTGGGACTTTTGATCATTGGATTCATGGTATCCCGAATTGCCTCTCCCCTGCGCGCCCTTGCAGCCCATGCCAAAAAATTACCGAACCAGGATTTTACGGCTGAATCGGGCACAGCAGTCTCCATTCAAGAGCGGGTCCTCCGTTCCAGGGACGAGGTTGGAGAACTTGCCCGATCCTTCGGGTTCATGGAATCAGAACTGAGAAAAAACATCAGCAACCTGGTTGAAATCACCGCTGCAAGGGAGAGAATCCAGGGGGAACTGAATGTGGCAAGGGAAATCCAGATGGGCATCATTCCCAAAACCTTTCCCACCTTTCCCGACCACAACCAGTTTGACCTGTTTGCCACCATCAAACCGGCCAAGGAGGTAGGCGGTGACCTTTACGATTTTTTCCTGCTCGATCCCGACCATGTCTGTTTTACCCTGGGCGATGTTTCAGACAAAGGAGTACCGGCTGCCCTGTTCATGGTGATCACCAGAACCCTGATCAAAACCACAGCCGAACATGAACGCTCTCCAGCCAGAATCATGTCCCGTATCAACACCATCCTGGAGGCGGACAACCCCCGGGCCATGTTCGTCACCCTGATCATCGGCGTGCTGAACATCCGCACGGGAGCGCTGACCTATTCCAGCGGTGGGCATAACCACCCCATTCTTGTAGAAAAAAACGGCAGTATTAACTATAAAACAGACAAGAGCGGCCCCATGGTGGGGGTCATTGCCGATTTCGATTACAGGGAAATTTCCGTGGACCTTCTACCGGGGGACGGATTTTTCCTCTACACGGACGGGGTCACCGAAGCCATGGACAAAGAACAGCATCTTTTTTCCGATGGGAAACTACTGGAAACGGTTCAGAACGGCCCCCTGGACCGCCTTGAAGCGACCATTGAAAATGTCATGGAAAAGGTCGTCGACCATGCAGGGGATGCCCCCCAGTCCGATGACATTGCCATGCTCATGATACGCTACAACGGTTAA
- a CDS encoding ATP-binding protein, translating to MSWPAELASLPLLQEHVETLAQQSGLGPKRLIQLSIALEEVVMNIINHAYAPAETGKISIGFEDQGDQVFISISDTGVAFNPLGMAAPDVKSNLMDRPIGGLGVMMVKKFMDKVAYERCNNENTLHLTFNKTE from the coding sequence GTGTCATGGCCTGCAGAACTCGCATCCCTTCCACTTCTCCAGGAACATGTGGAAACCCTGGCACAACAATCAGGACTCGGTCCAAAACGTTTGATTCAGCTCTCCATTGCCCTGGAAGAGGTGGTGATGAACATTATCAACCACGCCTATGCCCCGGCAGAAACAGGAAAAATCTCCATAGGATTCGAGGACCAGGGGGACCAGGTCTTTATTTCCATTTCAGACACAGGTGTCGCCTTTAATCCCCTTGGAATGGCTGCCCCCGACGTTAAAAGTAACCTCATGGACCGACCCATCGGCGGCCTCGGGGTGATGATGGTAAAAAAATTCATGGACAAAGTCGCCTATGAACGCTGCAACAATGAGAATACCCTCCACCTGACCTTCAATAAAACCGAATAG
- a CDS encoding STAS domain-containing protein — MELKVEKRGESVILFIKGRLDAVTAGELEAKLTDIIQNEKENIIISMDALEYISSAGLRVILLIAKKLHALGRKIGFAAVSGNVKDVFDISGFYALFEIHDTLDDTFFA, encoded by the coding sequence GTGGAGCTTAAGGTAGAAAAAAGAGGAGAGAGTGTCATCCTTTTCATCAAAGGACGTCTGGACGCCGTAACCGCAGGCGAACTCGAGGCAAAATTGACAGATATTATACAGAACGAAAAGGAGAACATCATCATCTCCATGGACGCTCTTGAATACATCAGCAGTGCAGGGCTCAGGGTAATTCTTCTAATTGCCAAAAAACTCCATGCCCTTGGACGAAAGATTGGATTTGCAGCCGTATCCGGCAATGTCAAGGATGTCTTTGACATCTCAGGCTTTTATGCGTTGTTCGAAATCCATGATACCCTGGATGACACTTTTTTCGCCTGA
- a CDS encoding EscU/YscU/HrcU family type III secretion system export apparatus switch protein, with amino-acid sequence MGIPTMANVLLAQALFADARENTYIPGDLLRQVANVLLWIKFLEKNNLLICGFLTLVKEIIRPVVYLHGYDEK; translated from the coding sequence GTGGGCATTCCCACCATGGCGAATGTTCTCCTGGCACAGGCACTTTTTGCCGATGCCCGTGAAAATACCTATATCCCCGGGGACCTTTTGCGTCAGGTGGCAAATGTACTGCTCTGGATCAAGTTTCTGGAAAAAAATAATTTACTGATTTGTGGTTTCTTGACCCTGGTCAAGGAAATTATACGGCCCGTGGTGTACCTTCATGGTTATGATGAGAAATAA
- the hcp gene encoding hydroxylamine reductase, with protein MFCFQCQETAKGRGCTIKGMCGKEETTSNLQDLLIYNLKGIAVLAKGLKASGVNVGRDVGLFVAKGLFTTITNANFDDDSLTLWIQQSLGVKKELKAKFDALTPGPAKASLWARVVGLFSDAPASAPQNMIHDCAVWFDNDATAYQEKAKTVGILATTNEDVRSLRELLIIGIKGVAAYADHAAVLGIEKDEIYDFLMEALASTTEDLSVDEMVALVMKAGECAVTTMAVLDEANTRAYGNPEISEVNIGVSGRPGILISGHDLKDMEELLKQTEGTGVDVYTHGEMLPANYYPAFKKYDHLKGNYGSSWWKQNEDFQTFNGAILMTTNCIIPIKKKNTYGNRTFTTGVVGYPGLNHVADRQDGKTKDFSQVIAVAKKCDPPQEIETGTIVGGFAHNQVLALADKVVEAVKSGAIKRFIVMAGCDGRQKDRGYFTQVAEKLPKDTIILTAGCAKYRYNKLNLGDINGIPRVLDAGQCNDSYSLAVIALKLKEVFGLEDINDLPISYDIGWYEQKAVAVLLALLFLGVKGIRLGPTLPAFVSPTVLKVLVDKFDIKPIGDVDGDIEAMMQGR; from the coding sequence ATGTTTTGCTTTCAGTGTCAGGAAACTGCAAAGGGCAGGGGATGTACCATCAAGGGGATGTGCGGCAAGGAAGAGACCACGTCCAATCTTCAGGATCTTTTGATCTACAATCTCAAGGGCATTGCCGTACTCGCAAAGGGGCTAAAGGCTTCGGGTGTGAACGTGGGAAGGGATGTGGGACTGTTTGTTGCCAAGGGGCTTTTCACCACCATCACCAATGCCAACTTTGACGATGACAGCCTTACTCTCTGGATCCAGCAGTCCCTGGGGGTTAAAAAGGAGCTAAAGGCAAAATTTGATGCTTTGACCCCCGGCCCTGCAAAGGCGTCTTTGTGGGCCCGGGTTGTCGGCCTGTTCAGTGATGCCCCTGCATCTGCTCCCCAGAATATGATCCACGATTGCGCCGTCTGGTTTGACAATGATGCAACGGCCTACCAGGAAAAGGCTAAAACCGTTGGAATCCTTGCAACAACAAACGAGGATGTCCGGTCCCTGAGGGAGCTTTTGATCATCGGCATCAAAGGGGTTGCTGCCTATGCCGACCATGCCGCTGTTCTCGGGATTGAAAAGGATGAGATCTACGATTTTCTCATGGAGGCCCTTGCATCCACCACCGAAGATCTGTCCGTGGATGAAATGGTGGCCCTTGTCATGAAGGCAGGTGAGTGTGCCGTAACAACCATGGCGGTCCTGGACGAAGCCAACACCCGGGCCTATGGCAATCCTGAAATCTCCGAGGTCAACATCGGCGTCAGCGGCCGTCCCGGCATCCTGATCAGCGGCCATGACTTAAAGGATATGGAAGAACTTCTTAAACAGACCGAAGGAACGGGGGTTGACGTCTACACCCATGGAGAAATGCTGCCGGCCAACTACTATCCAGCCTTTAAAAAGTACGATCATTTAAAGGGCAACTACGGCAGCTCCTGGTGGAAACAAAATGAAGACTTTCAGACCTTTAACGGGGCCATCCTCATGACCACCAACTGTATTATCCCCATTAAAAAGAAGAACACCTATGGGAATCGGACCTTCACCACGGGTGTGGTGGGCTACCCCGGATTGAACCATGTTGCCGACCGGCAGGACGGCAAAACCAAGGATTTCTCCCAGGTGATTGCCGTGGCAAAAAAATGTGACCCCCCCCAGGAGATTGAAACCGGCACCATTGTGGGTGGATTTGCCCACAACCAGGTGCTTGCCCTGGCCGACAAGGTGGTGGAAGCGGTCAAGTCGGGTGCCATCAAGCGCTTCATTGTCATGGCTGGATGCGATGGCAGGCAAAAGGACAGGGGGTATTTCACCCAAGTTGCTGAAAAGCTGCCCAAGGATACCATAATCCTCACGGCAGGCTGTGCAAAATATCGTTACAACAAGCTTAACCTTGGGGATATCAACGGTATTCCAAGGGTGCTGGATGCGGGTCAGTGCAATGATTCCTATTCCCTTGCCGTGATCGCCTTGAAGCTCAAGGAGGTATTCGGGCTCGAAGATATCAACGACCTGCCCATCTCCTACGACATTGGATGGTACGAGCAGAAGGCCGTGGCGGTTCTTTTGGCCCTGCTTTTCCTCGGGGTCAAGGGTATCCGTCTTGGACCGACACTTCCGGCCTTTGTTTCGCCCACCGTGCTCAAGGTGCTGGTCGACAAATTTGACATCAAGCCCATCGGTGATGTGGATGGTGATATTGAAGCCATGATGCAGGGCAGGTAA